A genome region from Nocardioides cynanchi includes the following:
- the gmk gene encoding guanylate kinase, which yields MNRSQPGARPSRLTVLAGPTAVGKGSVSADIRAHHPEVWISVSATTRPPRPGEQNGVHYWFVSEAEFDRMVAQDELLEWAVVHQRARYGTPRGPVDDALAAGRPALLEIDLQGARQVRAAMPGAYFCFLAPPSWEELVRRLVGRGTESEEERERRLATARLELAAEPEFDRVIVNTEIHAAAEELVALMVLDPNS from the coding sequence GTGAACCGGTCGCAGCCCGGTGCCCGTCCCTCCCGGCTGACCGTCCTGGCCGGCCCGACGGCGGTCGGCAAGGGCTCGGTCTCCGCGGACATCCGCGCCCACCACCCCGAGGTCTGGATCTCGGTGTCGGCGACGACCCGGCCGCCTCGGCCGGGGGAGCAGAACGGTGTCCACTACTGGTTCGTCTCCGAGGCGGAGTTCGACCGGATGGTCGCCCAGGACGAGCTGCTCGAGTGGGCCGTGGTGCACCAGCGGGCCCGCTACGGCACCCCGAGGGGCCCGGTCGATGACGCCCTGGCCGCCGGCCGCCCGGCCCTGCTCGAGATCGACCTCCAGGGTGCCCGCCAGGTGCGTGCGGCGATGCCGGGCGCCTACTTCTGCTTCCTGGCGCCACCCTCGTGGGAGGAGCTGGTACGCCGTCTGGTCGGCCGCGGCACGGAGAGCGAGGAGGAGCGGGAGCGTCGGCTCGCCACCGCCCGGCTCGAGCTGGCCGCGGAGCCGGAGTTCGACCGGGTCATCGTGAACACTGAAATTCACGCTGCCGCCGAGGAGTTGGTAGCCTTGATGGTGCTCGACCCCAACTCCTGA
- the rpoZ gene encoding DNA-directed RNA polymerase subunit omega, translated as MSAPTPAAEGVTNPSIDDLLTKTDSKYKLVLYSAKRARQINAYYSQLGEGLLEYVGPLVDTHVQEKPLSIALREINDDLLTCEDVDPAELAAEEEAKQAARLDASFSPE; from the coding sequence GTGTCTGCACCCACCCCCGCCGCCGAGGGCGTGACCAACCCCTCGATCGACGACCTGCTGACCAAGACCGACAGCAAGTACAAGCTGGTCCTCTACAGCGCCAAGCGCGCCCGTCAGATCAACGCCTACTACTCCCAGCTCGGCGAGGGCCTGCTGGAGTACGTCGGCCCCCTGGTGGACACCCACGTCCAGGAGAAGCCGCTGTCGATCGCGCTGCGCGAGATCAACGACGACCTGCTGACCTGCGAGGACGTCGACCCGGCCGAGCTGGCCGCCGAGGAGGAGGCCAAGCAGGCCGCCCGCCTCGACGCGTCCTTCTCGCCCGAGTGA
- the coaBC gene encoding bifunctional phosphopantothenoylcysteine decarboxylase/phosphopantothenate--cysteine ligase CoaBC, with the protein MTDDQAASGASTEATERPSVVLGVSGGIAAYKACELLRRLTESGHDVTVVPTEAALHFVGAATWAALSGKPVATDVWTDAHEVPHVRIGRSADLVVVAPATADLLARAAHGRADDLLTNILLTARCPVVFAPAMHTEMWEHAATRANVATLRERGALVIEPAVGRLTGADTGKGRLPEPDEIFEICRDVLARSGGLDLAGRSVVVSAGGTREPIDPVRFLGNRSSGLQGVALARTAAARGADVTLVAANVSLPDPAGVKVVRVETTEQLRDAVVSAAVSADAVVMAAAPADFRPVATSESKIKKSGDSALTLELTQTPDILAEISADRARPGQVVVGFAAETGDDSGSVLDLATAKLARKGCDLLVVNDVAGGAVFGQPDNRAVILSTDAAPHDVPLGSKTALAHVIWDEVARRLQD; encoded by the coding sequence ATGACCGACGACCAGGCCGCTTCCGGCGCCTCGACCGAGGCGACGGAGCGGCCTTCGGTCGTCCTGGGGGTCTCCGGCGGCATCGCCGCCTACAAGGCGTGCGAGCTGCTGCGCCGGCTCACCGAGAGCGGCCACGACGTGACCGTCGTCCCCACGGAGGCGGCGTTGCACTTCGTCGGGGCTGCGACCTGGGCCGCCCTCTCGGGCAAACCGGTCGCCACCGACGTCTGGACCGACGCCCACGAGGTGCCGCACGTGCGGATCGGCCGGTCGGCCGACCTCGTCGTGGTGGCCCCGGCCACCGCCGACCTGCTCGCCCGGGCCGCCCACGGCCGGGCCGACGACCTGCTCACCAACATCCTGCTCACCGCTCGCTGCCCGGTGGTCTTCGCACCGGCGATGCACACCGAGATGTGGGAGCACGCCGCCACCCGGGCCAACGTCGCCACGCTGCGGGAGCGAGGAGCCCTGGTGATCGAGCCGGCCGTCGGCCGGCTGACCGGTGCCGACACCGGCAAGGGCCGGCTGCCCGAGCCCGACGAGATCTTCGAGATCTGCCGTGACGTGTTGGCCCGGAGCGGGGGACTCGACCTGGCCGGACGCTCGGTCGTGGTCTCGGCCGGAGGCACCCGCGAGCCGATCGACCCGGTGCGCTTCCTCGGCAACCGCTCGTCGGGCCTCCAGGGCGTCGCCCTGGCCCGGACCGCCGCCGCACGCGGTGCCGACGTCACCTTGGTGGCGGCCAACGTCTCGCTGCCCGACCCGGCCGGGGTCAAGGTGGTCCGGGTCGAGACCACCGAGCAGCTGCGCGACGCGGTCGTCTCCGCTGCGGTCTCCGCCGACGCGGTGGTGATGGCCGCGGCCCCGGCCGACTTCCGGCCGGTGGCCACCAGCGAGTCGAAGATCAAGAAGTCCGGCGACTCCGCGCTGACCCTCGAGCTGACGCAGACCCCCGACATCCTCGCCGAGATCTCCGCCGACCGGGCGCGGCCGGGCCAGGTCGTGGTCGGCTTCGCTGCCGAGACCGGCGACGACTCCGGCTCGGTGCTCGACCTGGCCACCGCCAAGCTGGCCCGCAAGGGATGCGACCTCCTGGTCGTCAACGACGTCGCCGGGGGAGCGGTGTTCGGGCAGCCGGACAACCGGGCCGTGATCCTGTCCACCGACGCCGCGCCGCACGACGTACCCCTCGGGTCGAAGACCGCTCTGGCCCACGTCATTTGGGACGAAGTGGCCCGCAGGCTGCAAGATTGA
- the metK gene encoding methionine adenosyltransferase: MTGRLFTSESVTEGHPDKIADQISDSVLDAMLEQDPHSRVAVETLLTTGLVVVAGEVTTTGYVDVKQIVRNRILEIGYDSSDKGFDGHSCGVMVAIGGQSGDIAQGVDSGHESRTGSIDAMDKQGAGDQGLMFGYACDDTDVLMPLPITIAQRLAEQLTAVRKDGTLDYLRPDGKTQVTIEYDADNRPVRVDTVVLSTQHADTVSLDQLEADIKQHVIDPVLASFTLPSEGYRLLVNPTGRFVVGGPMGDAGLTGRKIIVDTYGGMARHGGGAFSGKDPSKVDRSAAYAMRWVAKNVVASGLARRCEAQVAYAIGKAAPVGVFIETFGTGVIPDEEIQRAVLEVFDLRPAAIIEDLDLLRPIYARTAAYGHFGRELPEFTWERTDRAEALRKAAGVSD; this comes from the coding sequence GTGACCGGACGTCTCTTCACCTCAGAATCCGTCACCGAGGGACACCCCGACAAGATCGCCGACCAGATCAGCGACTCGGTCCTCGACGCCATGCTGGAGCAGGACCCCCACAGCCGGGTCGCCGTGGAGACCCTGCTCACGACCGGCCTCGTGGTCGTCGCGGGAGAGGTGACCACCACCGGCTACGTCGACGTCAAGCAGATCGTGCGCAACCGGATCCTCGAGATCGGCTACGACTCCTCCGACAAGGGCTTCGACGGCCACTCCTGCGGCGTGATGGTGGCGATCGGCGGCCAGTCCGGCGACATCGCCCAGGGCGTCGACTCCGGCCACGAGTCGCGGACCGGCTCGATTGACGCGATGGACAAGCAGGGCGCGGGCGACCAGGGCCTGATGTTCGGCTACGCCTGCGACGACACCGACGTCCTGATGCCTCTGCCGATCACCATCGCCCAGCGCCTCGCCGAGCAGCTCACCGCGGTCCGCAAGGACGGCACGCTCGACTACCTGCGCCCCGACGGCAAGACCCAGGTCACCATCGAGTACGACGCCGACAACCGGCCGGTGCGGGTGGACACCGTCGTGCTGTCGACCCAGCACGCCGACACCGTCTCGCTGGACCAGCTCGAGGCAGACATCAAGCAGCACGTCATCGACCCGGTGCTCGCGTCGTTCACCCTGCCGTCCGAGGGCTACCGCCTCCTGGTCAACCCGACCGGCCGCTTCGTCGTCGGCGGCCCGATGGGCGACGCCGGCCTGACCGGCCGCAAGATCATCGTCGACACCTACGGCGGGATGGCCCGGCACGGTGGCGGCGCCTTCTCCGGCAAGGACCCCTCGAAGGTCGACCGCTCCGCGGCGTACGCCATGCGCTGGGTGGCCAAGAACGTCGTCGCGTCCGGCCTGGCGCGGCGCTGCGAGGCCCAGGTCGCCTACGCGATCGGCAAGGCCGCTCCGGTGGGGGTCTTCATCGAGACGTTCGGCACCGGTGTGATCCCCGACGAGGAGATCCAGCGGGCTGTGCTCGAGGTCTTCGACCTGCGCCCCGCCGCGATCATCGAGGACCTCGACCTGCTGCGCCCGATCTACGCCCGGACCGCCGCCTACGGCCACTTCGGCCGCGAGCTCCCCGAGTTCACCTGGGAGCGCACCGACCGCGCCGAGGCGCTGCGCAAGGCGGCGGGCGTCAGCGACTGA
- a CDS encoding M4 family metallopeptidase, protein MRSTAAALGAALALTVTALGSLPADGSASAKPDRGGDRSARALGLLETEARGSVEVSRSPSGAVRVVGFRGESADPAVGPAMTARGAARTHLARYGAALGLAGSRLVAGRTTHSVTGDDVVRFAQWRGGLRVIGGAVAVDLRPDRQLGSITASVSRARVAPASYPRRKAVQTALAAALKRPGHPARADLAAHAVRRLDDPAVLGIARSSDPATHARGVWRVVVDGGPTFRRLVLVDDRTGAVLQDVDLVERLDRVVCDYDNGYHVDSPCDHGFARTESDPPSASADVNSAFDLAGVVSDFYQQIGGIDLTDLIGIDVAGQKKLASSVRICLPGAECPLQNAFWNGVQMFYGDGFAGADDVVGHEMTHGVIQHNANLLYWGQSGAINESLADVMGEIIDHRHPGPGDSASSWTIGEDLPIGAIRSIEDPPLLGQPDTMTSPLYAGGIDDNGAVHTDSGVGNKAFYLISQGGTFGGRTIHGMDGPGLAKTATLYLAVIQHLVSGSDYADLAEVLEQSCADLASHHGSGFGAADCRSVHRATVATQMRTTPPAAAQPPDAPESCPAGAGRVRVLFDSEKGSPRSKFVTGPTWSRSPSADGPANAISGTHSWFSLDPEDIGTSALVARRPVALPAGRPVYLWFHQWRVLDFIGHGVFDAGTVGIADRSTDSRPRNAARLPWVNGPHNLIDDRYGNPAGGQLGFGRDSFGYVASRADLSSYAGHAVTPRFTMNTDNSVAFPGWYLDDIRVYTCGSRLVPTRSPVISGRARVGARLTASRGGWSLSGTTTRFQWRSGGHAVHGATGASYRVQRADLGHRITVRVTAYRSGRGHTATISPATSRVTRH, encoded by the coding sequence GTGAGGTCCACCGCAGCAGCACTCGGGGCGGCCCTGGCCCTGACCGTCACCGCCCTCGGGTCGCTGCCTGCCGACGGCAGTGCGAGCGCGAAGCCGGATCGCGGCGGCGACCGCTCCGCCCGGGCCCTCGGGCTGCTCGAGACGGAGGCACGGGGCAGTGTCGAGGTGTCCCGCTCGCCGTCCGGCGCGGTCCGCGTCGTGGGCTTCCGGGGTGAGAGCGCCGACCCCGCCGTCGGCCCGGCGATGACCGCCCGGGGGGCCGCACGCACCCACCTCGCCCGGTACGGCGCGGCCCTCGGGCTGGCCGGCTCGAGGCTGGTCGCGGGCCGCACGACGCACTCGGTGACCGGCGACGACGTGGTCCGCTTCGCCCAGTGGCGCGGCGGTCTGCGGGTGATCGGCGGGGCAGTGGCCGTCGACCTCCGGCCCGACCGGCAGCTCGGCTCGATCACGGCGTCGGTCTCCCGCGCCAGGGTCGCGCCGGCGTCGTACCCCCGGCGCAAGGCCGTGCAGACCGCCCTGGCCGCCGCGCTGAAGCGGCCCGGACACCCGGCCCGCGCCGACCTGGCCGCGCACGCCGTGCGACGCCTCGACGACCCGGCGGTGCTCGGCATCGCGCGCAGCAGCGACCCGGCGACCCACGCGCGGGGGGTCTGGCGGGTGGTGGTCGACGGCGGACCGACCTTCCGCCGGCTCGTCCTGGTCGACGACCGCACCGGCGCGGTGCTCCAGGACGTCGACCTGGTCGAGCGGCTCGACCGGGTGGTCTGCGACTACGACAACGGCTACCACGTCGACTCGCCCTGCGACCACGGGTTCGCGCGCACCGAGAGCGACCCCCCGAGCGCCTCCGCCGACGTGAACTCGGCCTTCGACCTGGCCGGGGTGGTTTCGGACTTCTACCAGCAGATCGGCGGCATCGACCTCACCGACCTGATCGGGATCGACGTCGCCGGTCAGAAGAAGCTGGCCTCCAGCGTCCGGATCTGCCTGCCCGGCGCCGAGTGCCCGCTCCAGAACGCCTTCTGGAACGGCGTCCAGATGTTCTACGGCGACGGGTTCGCCGGCGCCGACGACGTGGTCGGGCACGAGATGACCCACGGCGTCATCCAGCACAACGCGAACCTGCTCTACTGGGGCCAGTCCGGCGCGATCAACGAGTCGCTGGCCGACGTCATGGGCGAGATCATCGACCACCGCCACCCGGGTCCGGGCGACAGCGCGAGCAGCTGGACGATCGGCGAGGACCTGCCGATCGGCGCGATCCGGAGCATCGAGGACCCACCGCTGCTCGGCCAGCCCGACACGATGACCAGCCCGCTCTACGCCGGCGGGATCGACGACAACGGTGCCGTGCACACCGACAGCGGGGTCGGCAACAAGGCGTTCTACCTGATCTCGCAGGGCGGCACGTTCGGAGGCCGGACGATCCACGGCATGGACGGCCCCGGCCTCGCCAAGACCGCGACCCTCTACCTCGCGGTGATCCAGCACCTGGTCTCCGGCAGCGACTACGCCGACCTGGCGGAGGTGCTCGAGCAGAGCTGCGCCGACCTCGCGTCGCACCACGGCAGCGGGTTCGGTGCGGCCGACTGCCGGTCGGTGCACCGGGCCACGGTGGCCACGCAGATGCGGACCACCCCGCCGGCGGCAGCCCAGCCGCCGGACGCGCCGGAGTCGTGCCCGGCGGGCGCCGGGCGGGTCCGCGTGCTGTTCGACTCCGAGAAGGGCTCGCCGCGCTCGAAGTTCGTGACCGGCCCGACCTGGAGCCGCTCGCCGTCCGCGGACGGGCCGGCCAACGCGATCTCCGGCACCCACTCGTGGTTCTCCCTCGACCCCGAGGACATCGGCACCAGTGCCCTGGTGGCCCGGCGGCCGGTCGCGCTCCCGGCCGGGCGGCCGGTCTACCTGTGGTTCCACCAGTGGCGGGTGCTCGACTTCATCGGCCACGGGGTCTTCGACGCCGGCACGGTCGGCATCGCCGACCGCTCCACCGACAGCCGCCCGCGCAACGCCGCCCGGCTGCCGTGGGTCAACGGCCCGCACAACCTGATCGACGACCGCTACGGCAACCCGGCCGGCGGCCAGCTCGGCTTCGGCCGGGACAGCTTCGGCTACGTCGCGAGCCGGGCCGACCTCTCGTCGTACGCCGGCCACGCGGTGACGCCGCGGTTCACCATGAACACCGACAACAGCGTGGCCTTCCCGGGCTGGTACCTCGACGACATCCGGGTCTACACCTGCGGCTCGCGGCTGGTGCCGACCCGGAGTCCCGTCATCTCCGGGCGGGCGCGGGTCGGCGCGCGGCTGACCGCCAGTCGTGGCGGCTGGTCGCTGTCCGGGACGACGACCCGCTTCCAGTGGCGCTCCGGCGGCCACGCTGTCCACGGCGCCACCGGGGCGTCGTACCGGGTGCAGCGGGCCGACCTGGGGCACCGGATCACCGTGCGGGTCACGGCCTACCGGTCAGGTCGCGGTCACACCGCCACCATCTCGCCGGCCACGAGCCGGGTCACCCGGCACTGA
- a CDS encoding class I SAM-dependent methyltransferase, producing the protein MAKKSASEAYQDIKGWFNEIDRRCFTALLESQRDSPPGDLVEMGAYQGKSAVIIGDYLRDGERFVVIDLFGDEGQFDQSEEAKANRRENQRSYPRLTRGVFEENYLSVHDELPVVVQAFTTEIVKHVEPGTARFIHIDASHLYPAVKVDCQSSRALMRPGGVVSFDDYRNASSPGVGAAIWEAVVTDGLIPFATTRKKLYACYDDPTPHQETIRAMVAQDPTWYDVEELDIMGGSVLRLRLPNRNRRRGRSDDEDDD; encoded by the coding sequence ATGGCGAAGAAGAGCGCATCCGAGGCCTACCAGGACATCAAGGGCTGGTTCAACGAGATCGACCGGCGGTGCTTCACGGCGCTGCTGGAGAGCCAGCGGGACTCTCCCCCCGGCGATCTGGTCGAGATGGGGGCCTACCAGGGCAAGAGCGCGGTGATCATCGGGGACTACCTCCGGGACGGTGAGCGCTTCGTCGTCATCGACCTCTTCGGCGACGAGGGCCAGTTCGACCAGAGCGAGGAGGCGAAGGCCAACCGGCGGGAGAACCAGCGCTCCTACCCGCGGCTGACCCGTGGGGTCTTCGAGGAGAACTACCTCTCGGTCCACGACGAGCTGCCGGTCGTGGTCCAGGCCTTCACCACCGAGATCGTCAAGCACGTCGAGCCCGGGACGGCCCGGTTCATCCACATCGACGCCTCGCACCTCTATCCCGCCGTGAAGGTCGACTGCCAGTCCTCGAGGGCGCTGATGCGGCCGGGCGGCGTCGTCTCCTTCGACGACTACCGCAACGCCAGCAGCCCGGGCGTCGGCGCCGCGATCTGGGAGGCCGTGGTCACCGACGGCCTGATCCCCTTCGCGACCACGCGCAAGAAGCTCTACGCGTGCTACGACGACCCGACCCCGCACCAGGAGACGATCCGGGCGATGGTCGCCCAGGACCCCACGTGGTACGACGTGGAGGAGCTCGACATCATGGGCGGCTCGGTGCTCCGCCTGCGGCTCCCGAACCGCAACCGCAGGCGCGGCCGCTCCGACGACGAAGACGACGACTGA
- a CDS encoding primosomal protein N', with protein MSERAQPPPPETLPGLRATVRASRARRPARTTPEPLAEVDPVARVLVDTPLAHLDRTFDYAVPASLAEGAVAGARVKVRFAGKDLAGFVVSRVAASDHTGALSPLRKVVSSEPVLSPAVAHLAETLAERYAGTRADVLRLAVPPRHATTEKQPSPPEGRVTVDPAAAAEAWAAYPTAGAFLDHLGAGGAPRAVWSAAPGADWPRLLAHAAAVALGGGRGSVLVVPDRRDVVRLDAALTDVLGEGHHVVLTAGAGPARRYREFLAVSRGTRRVVVGTRAAAFAPVADLGLVAIWDDGDDLHAEPRAPYPHARETLLTRAVHEGAAALVGGFSRSVEAEQLLATGWAHELALPREVLRAAVTVSVTGDSDLALERDPLARASRLPRQAYDALGAGLARGPVLVQTPRQGYAASLACERCRTPARCDLCAGPLVVPRRAAPPTCRWCGTVADSWSCRACGHRGLRAPVVGERRTAEELGRAFPAVPVVASGGDHVVESVAARPAIVVATPGAEPVADGGYSAVLVLDTWLALARADLRTDEEALRRWLNAAGLVAPGGTVVAVGDPSHPALQALVRWDPDGHARRETEARAEAHLPPASRLATVTGPPGAVDDALTLLDLPPGAEVLGPVPVDDDAYRVVVRVLRASGPSLSRALGEVQRVRSARKLDAVRIQVDPVTL; from the coding sequence ATGTCCGAGCGCGCCCAGCCGCCGCCCCCCGAGACCCTGCCGGGTCTGCGGGCGACGGTGCGCGCGTCGCGGGCCCGTCGGCCGGCTCGGACCACGCCCGAGCCGCTCGCCGAGGTCGACCCGGTGGCACGGGTGCTCGTCGACACCCCGCTCGCCCATCTCGACCGGACCTTCGACTACGCGGTGCCGGCATCCCTCGCGGAGGGGGCGGTGGCGGGAGCCCGGGTCAAGGTCCGCTTCGCCGGCAAGGACCTCGCCGGCTTCGTCGTCTCCCGGGTCGCGGCCTCCGACCACACCGGGGCCCTGAGTCCGCTCCGCAAGGTCGTCAGCTCCGAGCCGGTCCTCTCACCCGCGGTCGCACACCTCGCCGAGACCCTCGCCGAGCGGTACGCCGGCACCCGCGCCGACGTGCTCCGGCTCGCCGTGCCTCCCCGCCACGCCACCACCGAGAAGCAGCCGTCGCCGCCCGAGGGGCGGGTCACGGTCGACCCGGCGGCCGCTGCCGAGGCCTGGGCCGCCTACCCGACCGCCGGCGCGTTCCTCGACCACCTGGGAGCCGGCGGCGCGCCCCGCGCCGTCTGGTCGGCGGCCCCCGGTGCCGACTGGCCGCGGCTGCTCGCGCACGCTGCTGCCGTCGCCCTCGGGGGCGGGCGCGGCAGCGTGCTCGTGGTCCCCGACCGGCGCGACGTCGTCCGGCTGGACGCCGCCCTCACCGACGTGCTCGGTGAGGGGCACCACGTCGTCCTGACCGCCGGCGCCGGGCCGGCCCGGCGCTACCGCGAGTTCCTGGCCGTGTCGCGGGGCACCCGGCGCGTCGTCGTCGGCACCCGGGCGGCCGCGTTCGCACCGGTCGCCGACCTCGGCCTGGTGGCGATCTGGGACGACGGCGACGACCTGCACGCGGAGCCACGAGCGCCGTACCCCCATGCCCGCGAGACCCTGCTCACCCGTGCCGTGCACGAGGGAGCCGCGGCCCTGGTCGGCGGGTTCTCCCGCAGCGTCGAGGCCGAGCAGCTGCTGGCGACCGGTTGGGCCCACGAGCTGGCCCTGCCGCGCGAGGTGCTGCGCGCCGCGGTCACCGTGTCGGTCACCGGCGACTCCGACCTCGCCCTCGAGCGGGACCCCCTGGCCCGGGCGAGCCGGCTGCCGCGACAGGCCTACGACGCTCTCGGCGCCGGGCTCGCGCGGGGTCCGGTCCTGGTGCAGACGCCACGCCAGGGGTACGCCGCGTCCCTGGCCTGCGAGCGCTGCCGCACGCCCGCACGCTGCGACCTGTGTGCGGGGCCGCTCGTGGTGCCGCGCCGGGCCGCTCCACCCACCTGCCGCTGGTGCGGGACGGTCGCCGACTCGTGGTCCTGCCGGGCCTGCGGCCATCGCGGCCTGCGAGCACCGGTGGTGGGTGAGCGGCGCACGGCCGAGGAGCTCGGCCGGGCCTTCCCCGCGGTGCCGGTGGTGGCCTCCGGTGGTGACCACGTCGTGGAGTCGGTCGCCGCGCGGCCGGCGATCGTGGTGGCGACCCCGGGGGCCGAGCCGGTCGCGGACGGGGGCTACTCCGCCGTGCTGGTCCTCGACACCTGGCTGGCCCTGGCCCGGGCCGACCTGCGCACCGACGAGGAGGCGCTGCGCCGCTGGCTCAACGCCGCCGGTCTGGTCGCGCCCGGGGGCACGGTCGTGGCCGTGGGCGACCCCTCTCACCCGGCGCTCCAGGCGCTGGTGCGGTGGGACCCCGACGGTCATGCCCGTCGTGAGACCGAGGCCCGCGCCGAGGCTCACCTGCCGCCCGCGAGCCGCCTGGCCACCGTCACCGGACCTCCCGGGGCCGTCGACGACGCGCTGACCCTGCTCGACCTGCCACCCGGTGCCGAGGTGCTCGGGCCCGTCCCGGTCGACGACGACGCCTACCGGGTGGTGGTCCGGGTCCTGCGCGCCTCCGGGCCGTCCCTGTCCCGCGCGCTGGGCGAGGTGCAGCGGGTGCGTTCGGCGCGCAAGCTCGACGCCGTCCGCATCCAGGTGGACCCGGTGACCCTCTGA
- the def gene encoding peptide deformylase: MPIQPIRLFGDPVLRTAAVEVVDFDRELRRLVQDLTDTMLEAPGAGLAAPQIGVGLRAFTWYVDGEVGHLVNPVLDLSAETQDGPEGCLSIPGLSIDCRRALRVVARGFDMYGEPVTIEGSDLLARAIQHETDHLDGVLFLDRLSAENRKLAMKEIRESEWFGLGGAPTIKLSPHPTGGLGL, translated from the coding sequence GTGCCCATCCAGCCGATCCGCCTGTTCGGCGACCCCGTGCTGCGGACGGCGGCGGTCGAGGTCGTGGACTTCGACCGCGAGCTGCGCCGCCTGGTCCAGGACCTCACCGACACCATGCTCGAGGCCCCGGGCGCGGGGCTCGCCGCGCCCCAGATCGGCGTCGGGCTGCGCGCCTTCACGTGGTACGTCGACGGGGAGGTCGGCCACCTGGTGAACCCGGTGCTCGACCTTTCCGCGGAGACCCAGGACGGTCCCGAGGGCTGCCTGTCGATCCCCGGCCTCTCCATCGACTGTCGGCGGGCGTTGCGCGTGGTGGCGCGCGGTTTCGACATGTACGGCGAGCCGGTAACGATCGAGGGCAGCGACCTCCTGGCCCGCGCGATCCAGCACGAGACCGACCACCTCGACGGCGTGCTGTTCCTGGACCGGCTGAGCGCCGAGAACCGCAAGCTGGCGATGAAGGAGATCCGCGAGTCCGAGTGGTTCGGGCTCGGTGGAGCGCCCACGATCAAGCTGTCGCCGCACCCCACGGGCGGGCTCGGCCTCTGA
- the fmt gene encoding methionyl-tRNA formyltransferase: protein MRVVFAGTPEVALPSLTAIAASPHEVVGVVTRPDAPAGRGRKLAPSPVAEAAAALGVPVLKPVHPREPDFQAALRELAPDVCPVVAYGALLPQSALDIPVHGWVNLHFSLLPAWRGAAPVQRSLWAGDDVTGATTFRIVEELDAGPTFGLMTETIRPDDTAGTLLARLAEGGAGLLVATLDGIADGSLEARPQSEDDVSFAPKISVDDARVDWRHPAAVLDRQVRACTPAPGAWTTYAGERLKLGPVSPADGNLPPGELVAGKNAVVVGTGTAALRLGEVQPVGKRPMPAADWARGLRLAGGEVLE from the coding sequence ATGCGGGTCGTCTTCGCGGGCACCCCCGAGGTCGCCCTTCCGTCCCTGACGGCGATCGCGGCCTCGCCGCACGAGGTGGTCGGCGTGGTGACCCGCCCGGACGCGCCGGCCGGCCGCGGGCGCAAGCTCGCACCCTCGCCGGTCGCCGAGGCGGCGGCAGCGCTCGGCGTCCCGGTGCTCAAGCCCGTCCATCCGCGCGAGCCCGACTTCCAGGCGGCCCTGCGCGAGCTCGCCCCCGACGTCTGCCCGGTGGTCGCCTACGGCGCCCTGCTGCCGCAGTCGGCTCTCGACATCCCGGTCCACGGCTGGGTCAACCTGCACTTCTCGCTGCTGCCGGCCTGGCGTGGCGCCGCGCCGGTGCAACGGTCCCTGTGGGCCGGCGACGACGTGACCGGGGCGACCACCTTCCGGATCGTCGAGGAGCTCGACGCGGGCCCGACGTTCGGGCTGATGACCGAGACGATCCGGCCCGACGACACCGCCGGCACCCTGCTGGCCCGGCTGGCCGAGGGCGGCGCCGGGCTCCTGGTGGCCACCCTGGACGGCATCGCCGACGGCTCGCTCGAGGCCCGGCCCCAGAGCGAGGACGACGTCTCCTTCGCGCCCAAGATCAGTGTCGACGACGCCCGGGTGGACTGGCGTCATCCGGCAGCGGTGCTCGACCGGCAGGTGCGGGCCTGCACGCCCGCCCCCGGCGCCTGGACGACGTACGCCGGAGAGCGGCTCAAGCTCGGCCCGGTCTCGCCTGCCGACGGCAACCTGCCGCCCGGTGAGCTGGTCGCCGGCAAGAACGCGGTGGTGGTCGGCACCGGCACCGCCGCCCTGCGGCTCGGCGAGGTCCAGCCGGTCGGCAAGCGGCCGATGCCTGCGGCGGACTGGGCGCGGGGCCTGCGTCTCGCCGGCGGCGAGGTGCTCGAGTGA